Proteins from a genomic interval of Lacticaseibacillus pabuli:
- a CDS encoding MBG domain-containing protein, with amino-acid sequence MNMKKPKRAVEDTRIHYKMYKSGKKWVFAGILGITFAFATALVPESDVSASTDTADTNTATSTATTQAAKVVTLSSATNDQATNGGTNAATATDDTNDSAASATENSADQNAGTSSKQATDDTTVKTDNNVTATSAAKNASSTANDSTQKAVATSPVAKTASDTENQPASSTKQSTDDTAAPKTDANATATTTAANVAGETANQNASADASKTVTDADTTKIDNSDAKTPVVASADAADTAKTADANATTANAVDATKEQKKVQMLAQGNATLYLDITGSGSTTDTGWLVETDASGNNVATFTGTGDWLKNKTVTLPDTVTVSDKVYTVTTIASNALENRNLAALVLPSTVTTIDANAFTYSNFQTVQLPAALQTIGDNAFYGNKELTSVDFSQSPNLTSIGGGAFAVNYALTSVNFTDNTKLATMGEGAFVQDYALTGPVDLQNTVLTSIPKNAFQSDPVTSVTIPSTVTTIGETAFGYDNSLTSLTFAPGSQLTNLDTGAFISSSVPTITLPDSLKTIGDSVFGYDHALTQLNIGAGSQLQSVGSAAFAYGNIGNSISLPNTLQTIKDNAFVGNRIPSVNLGTSVKTIGDLAFATNNLAQNLTIPASVTNIGNGAFENNLLTGVTDESPVTVGGDAFNNNRMNTLDLPNATYGSGPATQQTVNTFIDLTSVPGGSQITLDKLFGTVAIGGKTNSDLNISNVTGTGVTYNPATGFTIAAGHGDTYTFSWTLNDGKGQTTYAGNYTVHLNNPDIKVFDSNAEFGRSWATSNNFQSAQTDVGDPLALGDLTVTLKAPDGTSQTVSTTQFVPLRQEGVWTATYDYGSLTGVAKITVAPQIQDPYVLSGSPTVTYDGNAHTPINSNYNLVVTAGGNGNTIALNNSDIEVLASDGTVATAGVTNVGTYKVQLTDAGLTRILAIIDPSLRNALVDNGSTASLIIAPKTVPLTLSGSTFTYDGVTAASKATGLSAQFTAAGASAPTTVTLTSSDITVTNDAMDAGSYTYGLSTSGLTKVNASLGANESVGSATGTITINPAAITITAPTLTKSYDGIGYTTPLVGTITGKPVGGVAPVYTMTDVSKDKNVDSYTIVVTPTAGSNKNYTITTVDGSMTVEAVEVTANRITVNNASKAYDNDSTTDPAVFTLSMPNILSKATFVAGDFDESGINSQNVGDYAFTLSASGLAKLKTANPNYIIDGVTGGKFTINPAAVTINTTSVSKQYDGNAYTTALTATTSGVPTKGEVPTYTFTDVSNDKDVGTYTITATPAADANYTFTVKSGTLEITAAPVAVADITVGNNSKIYDGDSSSDPTIYTVSVPTGVSNATFTADDFDQSKVTSQNVGDYAVTLNAAGLAKLQAANKNYTITGVTAGKLIITPKLINVTVANDSKTYDGLAYTGTITASTTDKPVHGDAMTFTPVDASGDIAVGTYALKVTTDGNKNYNYQVTDGTLTINPATVAVADITVGNNSKIYDGDSSSDPTIYTVSVPTGVSNATFTADDFDQSKVTSQNVGDYAVTLNAAGLAKLQAANKNYTITGVTAGKLIITPKLINVTVANDSKTYDGLAYTGTITASTTDKPVHGDAMTFTPVDASGDIAVGTYALKVTTDGNKNYNYQVTDGTLTINAAPVDAADIQVGSDSKVYDGDSRTDIKTYTVSVPSDLTNVNFTADDFNLTGINSQNVGSYDVTLNAAGLAKLQAANTNYDITSVKAGKFTINAAPITITAPNPTKVYDGNGYTATVSGVVGGQPTMGEDPVFTLTDVTGDSAEGTYAIKVTPSTTAAANKNYTITTVDGTLTITAAPVDAGDIVVGGGTKVYDGDASKDPATFDVTLPSGWTTPAFDAGDFEGITSQDAGTYNVTLTAAGIAKINNANTNYHVDGVTAGQYVITPAAITITAPNPTKVYDGNGYTATVSGVVGGQPTMGEDPVFTLTDVTGDSAEGTYAIKVTPSTTAAANKNYTITTVDGTLTITAAPVDAGDIIVGGGTKVYDGDASKDPATFDVTLPSGWTTPAFDAGDFEGITSQDAGTYNVTLTAAGIAKINNANTNYHVDGVTAGQYVITPAAITITAPNPTKVYDGNGYTATVSGVVGGQPTMGEDPVFTLTDVTGDSAEGTYAIKVTPSTTAAANKNYTITTVDGTLTITAAPVDAGDIVVGGGTKVYDGDASKDPATFDVTLPSGWTTPAFDAGDFEGITSQDAGTYNVTLTAAGIAKINNANTNYHVDGVTAGQYVITPAAITITAPNPTKVYDGNGYTATVSGVVGGQPTMGEDPVFTLTDVTGDSAEGTYAIKVTPSTTAAANKNYTITTVDGTLTITAAPVDAGDIVVGGGTKVYDGDASKDPATFDVTLPSGWTTPAFDAGDFEGITSQDAGTYNVTLTAAGIAKINNANTNYHVDGVTAGQYVITPAAITITAPNPTKVYDGNGYTATVSGVVGGQPTMGEDPVFTLTDVTGDSAEGTYAIKVTPSTTAAANKNYTITTVDGILTITAAPVDAGDIVVGGGTKVYDGDASKDPATFDVTLPSGWTTPAFDAGDFEGITSQDAGTYNVTLTAAGIAKINNANTNYHVDGVTAGQYVITPAAITITAPNPTKVYDGNGYTATVSGVVGGQPTMGEDPVFTLTDVTGDSAEGTYAIKVTPSTTAAANKNYTITTVDGTLTITAAPVDAGDIVVGGGTKVYDGDASKDPATFDVTLPSGWTTPAFDAGDFEGITSQDAGTYNVTLTAAGIAKINNANTNYHVDGVTAGQYVITPAAITITAPNPTKVYDGNGYTATVSGVVGGQPTMGEDPVFTLTDVTGDSAEGTYAIKVTPSTTAAANKNYTITTVDGILTITAAPVDAGDIVVGGGTKVYDGDASKDPATFDVTLPSGWTTPAFDAGDFEGITSQDAGTYNVTLTAAGIAKINNANTNYHVDGVTAGQYVITPAAITITAPNPTKVYDGNGYTATVSGVVGGQPTMGEDPVFTLTDVTGDSAEGTYAIKVTPSTTAAANKNYTITTVDGTLTITAAPVDAGDIVVGGGTKVYDGDASKDPATFDVTLPSGWTTPAFDAGDFEGITSQDAGTYNVTLTAAGIAKINNANTNYHVDGVTAGQYVITPAAITITAPNPTKVYDGNGYTATVSGVVGGQPTMGEDPVFTLTDVTDDINAGTYDITVTPDANAAANKNYTITAVPGTLTINAQVVSPSVIAVTRAEKVYDGDPATDPTIFKVTLPSGWTTPTFDASDFDLAGITSQNVGTYDVALNAAGVKKINDANPNYIISGNPTGQFAISPAPITITAPNPSKVYDGQPYTGPYAGTVTGQPTKGAVPVYTLTDISHYVDVGNYPITVTANQTDNPNYTITVVPGTLTITSAGGNGGTPTPGGNGGTTPTPGGNGGTTPTPGGNGGTTPTPGGNGGTTTPTPKPNGNGNGTGNNGGHPNLPDTFTPNQGHGTGTNSGHNGGRNSNGNTIANTVAQSTASGKQTVKSNVNKAALPQTGDDHNSVVSAMGFALASVLGLFGLAGRKRKEDK; translated from the coding sequence ATGAATATGAAGAAGCCAAAACGTGCTGTTGAAGACACACGTATTCATTATAAGATGTATAAGTCTGGCAAGAAATGGGTTTTTGCCGGAATTTTGGGTATTACCTTTGCGTTTGCTACAGCGCTAGTACCTGAAAGCGATGTTAGTGCGTCTACAGATACAGCTGATACAAATACAGCAACTTCGACTGCCACAACTCAGGCTGCTAAGGTTGTGACGTTATCTTCGGCTACAAATGATCAAGCCACAAACGGTGGGACAAACGCTGCGACGGCTACTGATGACACAAATGATTCTGCGGCTTCTGCTACTGAAAATTCTGCTGATCAGAACGCAGGCACAAGTTCCAAACAGGCGACAGATGACACTACAGTTAAAACTGACAACAACGTAACTGCAACTTCTGCCGCCAAGAATGCGTCTAGCACAGCTAATGACTCGACCCAAAAGGCAGTTGCGACTTCACCTGTGGCAAAAACTGCCTCAGATACGGAGAATCAGCCAGCTTCTAGCACAAAGCAGTCAACAGATGATACTGCAGCGCCAAAAACTGACGCCAATGCGACTGCCACAACCACGGCAGCAAACGTCGCCGGCGAAACGGCCAACCAGAACGCTTCTGCAGATGCCAGCAAAACGGTAACTGATGCTGACACAACTAAGATTGATAACAGCGATGCCAAGACCCCAGTTGTAGCCTCAGCTGATGCGGCTGATACTGCTAAGACTGCGGATGCTAATGCAACCACGGCCAATGCAGTTGACGCCACTAAGGAGCAGAAGAAAGTGCAGATGCTCGCGCAGGGCAATGCCACACTGTACTTGGATATAACTGGATCTGGCAGTACAACCGACACTGGCTGGCTAGTGGAGACAGATGCCAGCGGGAATAACGTTGCAACATTCACGGGCACTGGTGATTGGCTCAAAAATAAGACTGTTACTCTGCCTGACACGGTTACTGTCAGCGATAAAGTCTACACGGTAACAACGATTGCATCTAATGCCCTTGAGAACCGCAACCTCGCTGCGCTTGTCCTGCCTAGCACCGTAACGACTATCGATGCTAATGCGTTTACCTACAGTAATTTCCAGACTGTTCAGTTGCCTGCTGCTTTGCAGACAATTGGCGACAACGCATTTTACGGTAACAAAGAGTTGACGTCCGTTGATTTCAGCCAGTCACCAAACCTGACTAGTATCGGCGGCGGTGCGTTTGCTGTTAACTATGCTCTGACGTCAGTTAACTTCACAGACAACACCAAGCTGGCAACGATGGGTGAGGGTGCCTTTGTACAGGACTATGCCCTGACTGGCCCGGTTGATTTGCAGAACACGGTTTTGACGTCTATTCCTAAGAACGCGTTCCAGTCTGACCCTGTTACCTCGGTTACAATTCCATCAACCGTTACGACAATTGGTGAAACTGCCTTTGGTTATGACAACAGTCTGACCAGTTTGACTTTTGCACCAGGGTCACAGCTGACTAATCTTGACACAGGTGCTTTCATCTCAAGCTCCGTGCCAACCATTACACTCCCAGATTCTTTGAAAACCATTGGCGATTCTGTCTTTGGGTACGACCATGCACTGACACAATTGAACATTGGTGCTGGGTCACAGCTTCAGTCTGTGGGCAGTGCTGCCTTTGCGTACGGCAATATTGGTAACAGTATTTCGTTGCCAAACACCTTACAAACGATTAAAGATAATGCCTTTGTTGGTAACCGGATTCCTAGTGTCAATCTTGGCACCAGCGTAAAAACGATTGGTGATTTAGCGTTCGCAACCAACAACCTCGCTCAGAACCTGACAATTCCAGCCAGCGTGACGAACATTGGTAACGGGGCATTCGAGAACAACCTGTTGACGGGTGTAACCGATGAATCACCAGTTACTGTGGGCGGGGACGCCTTCAATAACAACCGGATGAATACGCTTGATTTGCCTAATGCAACATATGGTTCTGGCCCGGCCACTCAACAAACGGTTAACACCTTTATTGACCTGACTAGTGTTCCTGGTGGTTCGCAAATCACACTCGACAAACTGTTCGGAACAGTTGCGATTGGTGGTAAGACCAATTCTGATCTGAACATTAGTAATGTGACCGGTACTGGTGTCACGTATAATCCTGCAACTGGCTTCACGATTGCAGCTGGCCACGGGGACACGTATACCTTCAGCTGGACTTTGAACGATGGCAAAGGTCAGACGACGTATGCCGGCAATTACACGGTTCACCTGAATAACCCTGATATTAAGGTATTTGATAGCAATGCTGAATTTGGTCGCTCATGGGCGACGTCCAACAACTTCCAGTCTGCACAAACAGATGTTGGTGATCCATTGGCACTCGGTGATTTGACCGTCACCCTGAAAGCGCCAGACGGTACTAGTCAAACGGTTTCAACCACTCAGTTTGTGCCTCTGCGTCAGGAAGGGGTATGGACCGCAACTTATGATTATGGGAGCTTGACTGGAGTAGCTAAAATTACCGTTGCGCCTCAGATTCAGGACCCATATGTTCTGAGCGGCAGTCCAACCGTTACCTATGATGGCAATGCGCACACACCAATCAACAGTAACTACAACTTGGTCGTTACTGCAGGCGGTAATGGTAACACCATCGCTTTAAACAATTCAGATATTGAAGTACTTGCCAGCGATGGAACAGTTGCCACGGCTGGTGTTACAAATGTGGGAACGTATAAGGTTCAGCTTACTGATGCTGGTCTAACCCGGATCTTAGCAATCATTGATCCTTCATTGCGGAACGCTTTGGTGGACAATGGCAGTACCGCTAGCCTGATCATCGCACCAAAAACAGTGCCACTAACTCTGTCGGGTTCTACCTTCACTTATGACGGTGTTACCGCCGCAAGCAAGGCAACTGGCCTTAGTGCGCAGTTTACAGCTGCTGGTGCTTCCGCACCAACAACCGTTACGCTGACGAGCTCCGACATCACGGTTACTAATGATGCTATGGATGCAGGCAGTTACACTTACGGTCTTTCCACTTCTGGTCTCACTAAGGTTAATGCTTCACTGGGAGCTAATGAATCAGTGGGTTCTGCAACGGGTACGATTACCATTAACCCTGCAGCAATCACCATTACTGCGCCAACTTTGACGAAATCCTATGACGGCATTGGTTACACAACACCGCTTGTTGGTACGATTACTGGTAAACCAGTCGGTGGTGTGGCACCGGTCTACACAATGACTGATGTTAGCAAAGATAAAAACGTGGATTCATACACAATTGTTGTGACGCCTACTGCCGGCTCCAATAAGAATTACACAATCACAACCGTCGATGGTTCAATGACCGTCGAGGCTGTTGAAGTGACTGCGAACAGGATTACTGTTAACAACGCAAGCAAGGCTTACGACAATGACAGCACAACTGACCCCGCAGTGTTCACACTTTCGATGCCAAATATCCTTTCGAAGGCTACCTTCGTGGCCGGTGATTTTGATGAATCCGGTATTAACAGCCAGAACGTCGGCGACTACGCTTTTACGTTAAGCGCAAGCGGGCTTGCAAAGCTTAAGACCGCTAACCCGAACTACATCATTGATGGTGTGACTGGCGGTAAGTTTACGATTAATCCAGCTGCAGTTACCATCAACACAACTTCTGTTTCAAAGCAATACGATGGCAATGCGTACACAACTGCATTAACCGCAACCACTAGTGGTGTGCCTACCAAGGGTGAAGTACCAACTTACACGTTCACTGATGTCAGCAACGATAAGGATGTCGGGACCTACACGATTACGGCAACTCCAGCGGCTGACGCTAATTACACGTTCACGGTCAAATCCGGTACGTTAGAGATTACTGCTGCACCGGTTGCAGTAGCTGATATCACAGTCGGGAACAACTCTAAGATCTACGATGGCGATAGCAGCAGCGACCCAACTATCTACACGGTTTCCGTGCCGACTGGTGTATCCAATGCGACCTTTACAGCTGATGACTTTGATCAATCTAAGGTAACCAGCCAGAATGTCGGCGATTACGCGGTCACCCTGAACGCGGCCGGCTTGGCTAAGCTCCAAGCAGCTAACAAGAACTACACCATCACGGGGGTCACCGCTGGGAAGCTTATCATTACGCCAAAGCTGATTAACGTCACTGTTGCCAATGATTCTAAGACCTACGATGGTCTGGCATACACGGGGACGATTACAGCAAGCACGACTGACAAGCCAGTACATGGTGATGCCATGACATTCACGCCAGTGGATGCTAGTGGTGACATTGCCGTGGGCACCTATGCTTTGAAGGTAACCACCGATGGTAACAAGAACTACAACTACCAGGTTACTGATGGGACCTTAACCATTAACCCAGCAACAGTTGCAGTAGCTGATATCACAGTCGGGAACAACTCTAAGATCTACGATGGCGATAGCAGCAGCGACCCAACTATCTACACGGTTTCCGTGCCGACTGGTGTATCCAATGCGACCTTTACAGCTGATGACTTTGATCAATCTAAGGTAACCAGCCAGAATGTCGGCGATTACGCGGTCACCCTGAACGCGGCCGGCTTGGCTAAGCTCCAAGCAGCTAACAAGAACTACACCATCACGGGGGTCACCGCTGGGAAGCTTATCATTACGCCAAAGCTGATTAACGTCACTGTTGCCAATGATTCTAAGACCTACGATGGTCTGGCATACACGGGGACGATTACAGCAAGCACGACTGACAAGCCAGTACATGGTGATGCCATGACATTCACGCCAGTGGATGCTAGTGGTGACATTGCCGTGGGCACCTATGCTTTGAAGGTAACCACCGATGGTAACAAGAACTACAACTACCAGGTTACTGATGGGACCTTAACCATTAATGCAGCCCCAGTTGACGCGGCTGACATTCAAGTTGGCAGTGATAGCAAGGTTTATGATGGCGACAGCAGAACCGACATCAAGACGTACACCGTTTCTGTACCAAGTGATTTGACGAACGTTAACTTCACCGCTGATGACTTCAATCTGACAGGGATTAACAGCCAAAACGTTGGCAGTTATGACGTTACATTGAACGCTGCTGGGCTCGCAAAGCTCCAAGCAGCAAACACGAATTACGATATTACGAGCGTTAAGGCTGGTAAGTTCACAATCAACGCAGCACCAATCACGATTACCGCACCAAACCCAACCAAGGTATACGATGGCAATGGTTACACTGCCACAGTTTCTGGGGTTGTTGGTGGTCAGCCAACAATGGGTGAGGATCCAGTATTCACCTTGACTGATGTGACCGGCGATAGCGCCGAAGGCACGTACGCCATCAAGGTAACTCCTAGCACCACGGCAGCTGCCAACAAGAATTACACCATCACGACAGTTGATGGGACACTGACAATCACCGCTGCACCAGTTGATGCAGGTGATATCGTCGTTGGCGGTGGCACCAAAGTTTACGACGGTGACGCAAGCAAAGATCCAGCAACATTCGACGTCACCTTGCCTAGTGGTTGGACAACACCAGCGTTCGATGCAGGTGACTTCGAAGGCATTACGAGTCAGGATGCCGGGACCTACAATGTCACGTTAACTGCGGCTGGGATTGCCAAGATTAACAACGCCAACACGAACTACCACGTTGACGGAGTAACTGCAGGCCAGTACGTCATTACACCTGCCGCAATCACGATTACCGCACCAAACCCAACCAAGGTATACGATGGCAATGGTTACACTGCCACAGTTTCTGGGGTTGTTGGTGGTCAGCCAACAATGGGTGAGGATCCAGTATTCACCTTGACTGATGTGACCGGCGATAGCGCCGAAGGCACGTACGCCATCAAGGTAACTCCTAGCACCACGGCAGCTGCCAACAAGAATTACACCATCACGACAGTTGATGGGACACTGACAATCACCGCTGCACCAGTTGATGCAGGTGATATCATCGTTGGCGGTGGCACCAAAGTTTACGACGGTGACGCAAGCAAAGATCCAGCAACATTCGACGTCACCTTGCCTAGTGGTTGGACAACACCAGCGTTCGATGCAGGTGACTTCGAAGGCATTACGAGTCAGGATGCCGGGACCTACAATGTCACGTTAACTGCGGCTGGGATTGCCAAGATTAACAACGCCAACACGAACTACCACGTTGACGGAGTAACTGCAGGCCAGTACGTCATTACACCTGCCGCAATCACGATTACCGCACCAAACCCAACCAAGGTATACGATGGTAATGGTTACACTGCCACAGTTTCTGGGGTTGTTGGTGGTCAGCCAACAATGGGTGAGGATCCAGTATTCACCTTGACTGATGTGACCGGCGATAGCGCCGAAGGCACGTACGCCATCAAGGTAACTCCTAGCACCACGGCAGCTGCCAACAAGAATTACACCATCACGACAGTTGATGGGACACTGACAATCACCGCTGCACCAGTTGATGCAGGTGATATCGTCGTTGGCGGTGGCACCAAAGTTTACGACGGTGACGCAAGCAAAGATCCAGCAACATTCGACGTCACCTTGCCTAGTGGTTGGACAACACCAGCGTTCGATGCAGGTGACTTCGAAGGCATTACGAGTCAGGATGCCGGGACCTACAATGTCACGTTAACTGCGGCTGGGATTGCCAAGATTAACAACGCCAACACGAACTACCACGTTGACGGAGTAACTGCAGGCCAGTATGTCATTACACCTGCCGCAATCACGATTACTGCACCAAACCCAACCAAGGTATACGATGGCAATGGTTACACTGCCACAGTTTCTGGGGTTGTTGGTGGTCAGCCAACAATGGGTGAGGATCCAGTATTCACCTTGACTGATGTGACCGGCGATAGCGCCGAAGGCACGTACGCCATCAAGGTAACTCCTAGCACCACGGCAGCTGCCAACAAGAATTACACCATCACGACAGTTGATGGGACACTGACAATCACCGCTGCACCAGTTGATGCAGGTGATATCGTCGTTGGCGGTGGCACCAAAGTTTACGACGGTGACGCAAGCAAAGATCCAGCAACATTCGACGTCACCTTGCCTAGTGGTTGGACAACACCAGCGTTCGATGCAGGTGACTTCGAAGGCATTACGAGTCAGGATGCCGGGACCTACAATGTCACGTTAACTGCGGCTGGGATTGCCAAGATTAACAACGCCAACACGAACTACCACGTTGACGGAGTAACTGCAGGCCAGTACGTCATTACACCTGCCGCAATCACGATTACCGCACCAAACCCAACCAAGGTATACGATGGTAATGGTTACACTGCCACAGTTTCTGGGGTTGTTGGAGGTCAGCCAACAATGGGTGAGGATCCAGTATTCACCTTGACTGATGTGACCGGCGATAGCGCCGAAGGCACGTACGCCATCAAGGTAACTCCTAGCACCACGGCAGCTGCCAACAAGAATTACACCATCACGACAGTTGATGGGATACTGACAATCACCGCTGCACCAGTTGATGCAGGTGATATCGTCGTTGGCGGTGGCACCAAAGTTTACGACGGTGACGCAAGCAAAGATCCAGCAACATTCGACGTCACCTTGCCTAGTGGTTGGACAACACCAGCGTTCGATGCAGGTGACTTCGAAGGCATTACGAGTCAGGATGCCGGGACCTACAATGTCACGTTAACTGCGGCTGGGATTGCCAAGATTAACAACGCCAACACGAACTACCACGTTGACGGAGTAACTGCAGGCCAGTACGTCATTACACCTGCCGCAATCACGATTACCGCACCAAACCCAACCAAGGTATACGATGGCAATGGTTACACTGCCACAGTTTCTGGGGTTGTTGGTGGTCAGCCAACAATGGGTGAGGATCCAGTATTCACCTTGACTGATGTGACCGGCGATAGCGCCGAAGGCACGTACGCCATCAAGGTAACTCCTAGCACCACGGCAGCTGCCAACAAGAATTACACCATCACGACAGTTGATGGGACACTGACAATCACCGCTGCACCAGTTGATGCAGGTGATATCGTCGTTGGCGGTGGCACCAAAGTTTACGACGGTGACGCAAGCAAAGATCCAGCAACATTCGACGTCACCTTGCCTAGTGGTTGGACAACACCAGCGTTCGATGCAGGTGACTTCGAAGGCATTACGAGTCAGGATGCCGGGACCTACAATGTCACGTTAACTGCGGCTGGGATTGCCAAGATTAACAACGCCAACACGAACTACCACGTTGACGGAGTAACTGCAGGCCAGTACGTCATTACACCTGCCGCAATCACGATTACCGCACCAAACCCAACCAAGGTATACGATGGTAATGGTTACACTGCCACAGTTTCTGGGGTTGTTGGAGGTCAGCCAACAATGGGTGAGGATCCAGTATTCACCTTGACTGATGTGACCGGCGATAGCGCCGAAGGCACGTACGCCATCAAGGTAACTCCTAGCACCACGGCAGCTGCCAACAAGAATTACACCATCACGACAGTTGATGGGATACTGACAATCACCGCTGCACCAGTTGATGCAGGTGATATCGTCGTTGGCGGTGGCACCAAAGTTTACGACGGTGACGCAAGCAAAGATCCAGCAACATTCGACGTCACCTTGCCTAGTGGTTGGACAACACCAGCGTTCGATGCAGGTGACTTCGAAGGCATTACGAGTCAGGATGCCGGGACCTACAATGTCACGTTAACTGCGGCTGGGATTGCCAAGATTAACAACGCCAACACGAACTACCACGTTGACGGAGTAACTGCAGGCCAGTACGTCATTACACCTGCCGCAATCACGATTACCGCACCAAACCCAACCAAGGTATACGATGGCAATGGTTACACTGCCACAGTTTCTGGGGTTGTTGGTGGTCAGCCAACAATGGGTGAGGATCCAGTATTCACCTTGACTGATGTGACCGGCGATAGCGCCGAAGGCACGTACGCCATCAAGGTAACTCCTAGCACCACGGCAGCTGCCAACAAGAATTACACCATCACGACAGTTGATGGGACACTGACAATCACCGCTGCACCAGTTGATGCAGGTGATATCGTCGTTGGCGGTGGCACCAAAGTTTACGACGGTGACGCAAGCAAAGATCCAGCAACATTCGACGTCACCTTGCCTAGTGGTTGGACAACACCAGCGTTCGATGCAGGTGACTTCGAAGGCATTACGAGTCAGGATGCCGGGACCTACAATGTCACGTTAACTGCGGCTGGGATTGCCAAGATTAACAACGCCAACACGAACTACCACGTTGACGGAGTAACTGCAGGCCAGTACGTCATTACACCTGCCGCAATCACGATTACCGCACCAAACCCAACCAAGGTATACGATGGTAATGGTTACACTGCCACAGTTTCTGGGGTTGTTGGTGGTCAGCCAACAATGGGTGAGGATCCAGTATTCACCTTGACTGATGTGACTGACGATATCAATGCAGGTACGTATGATATTACCGTAACGCCAGATGCTAATGCGGCCGCAAACAAGAACTACACGATTACTGCGGTTCCTGGGACACTCACCATTAACGCTCAAGTAGTCTCACCAAGTGTCATCGCTGTCACTAGAGCTGAAAAAGTTTACGATGGCGATCCTGCCACCGATCCAACAATATTCAAAGTCACATTGCCTAGTGGTTGGACGACACCAACGTTTGACGCTTCCGACTTCGACCTAGCTGGCATTACCAGTCAAAACGTTGGCACTTATGACGTCGCACTGAACGCTGCCGGAGTTAAGAAGATTAACGACGCCAACCCGAACTACATCATTTCTGGTAATCCAACAGGTCAGTTTGCGATTAGTCCTGCACCAATTACCATCACCGCACCAAATCCTTCGAAGGTATACGACGGTCAGCCATACACGGGTCCTTACGCGGGAACCGTCACTGGCCAGCCAACGAAGGGTGCCGTGCCTGTATACACCTTGACTGATATTAGCCACTATGTCGATGTGGGTAATTACCCAATTACAGTGACGGCTAATCAGACCGACAACCCGAACTACACGATTACTGTAGTTCCTGGGACGTTAACGATTACTTCCGCTGGTGGCAACGGCGGGACCCCAACTCCTGGTGGCAATGGTGGCACCACGCCAACCCCAGGCGGTAACGGCGGCACCACGCCAACTCCTGGCGGCAACGGTGGCACCACGCCTACACCTGGTGGTAACGGTGGCACCACGACACCTACACCAAAGCCGAACGGAAATGGCAATGGTACGGGTAACAATGGCGGCCATCCTAACCTGCCAGATACCTTCACTCCCAACCAGGGTCACGGGACTGGCACCAACAGTGGTCACAACGGTGGTCGGAATAGCAACGGCAACACAATTGCTAATACGGTTGCACAATCGACGGCAAGCGGTAAGCAGACTGTTAAGAGCAATGTTAACAAGGCTGCACTGCCACAGACCGGCGATGACCATAACAGCGTTGTTTCCGCTATGGGATTTGCTCTTGCCAGTGTCCTCGGTCTGTTCGGACTCGCTGGACGCAAGCGCAAGGAAGATAAATAG